Proteins from a single region of Anastrepha ludens isolate Willacy chromosome 5, idAnaLude1.1, whole genome shotgun sequence:
- the LOC128863595 gene encoding phospholipase A-2-activating protein-like, producing the protein MGITLDDYRLSGELFGHSMDVRSVAVGGDTAVGQFIISGSRDKTVKLWKCIGDGYVEAVTLQDHKNFVACVCYLEAEQWICTGSNDATVAIYKEGSFVPILTLKGHDSTVCSIAAGAVPQTLITGSWDNTARIWTIDQVGSVTSVVLRGHESAVWSVACMTEVKKYITGSADKCIYYWNAKGDKLRMLKGHTDCVRGILALNNNSLLSCANDALIKYWNEDGECVQELSGHTNYIYSVAANKALGENVVMSCGEDSTLRMWNLESGQELGEAIVHPAQSVWSVACLKNGDIVTGSSDGVVRVFTKDPARYANELTMNAFKHAVETRKSQMSDEIGGVKKTDLPGPEALLRNGTREGQTKMVRHQDGSVKCYSWELGQWNLIGDVTGASGGSQASSGKTLYEGKEYDFVFSVDISDTEPPIKLPYNLSEDPWKAAQGFIHRNNLPQAYLDEVANFIVKNSKKDVAPQPIASGYQDPFTGGSRYVAGSSNQNFNATGNVDPFTSGSSYSTDAAASKPKTDVNFIKGSEKHFPVSKYATFDNCDPAKVLEKLKEFNNKLTNENEKVSETLLNAVIALTAPTPEVDINSIEALQHLLRWPNDILFPVLDVSRLAIRHEGIFTILNSCNFLDTILPKLNTSAANTLMIVRCLVNMMNHEKGRKQIEPRLHTLAARISEIKSGSPNLQIAIATFYLNATISQTLGVANSESCRVVTEGIVGLLNWAIDLEACYRSIQAIGNLTTTPFGPKAVAIVVSVDNVMDKIRELTNKPQTGAYAKLKSAGTALLAAF; encoded by the exons atgggAATAACACTGGACGACTACAGATTGAGTGGCGAACTGTTTGGTCATTCCATGGATGTACGCTCTGTCGCTGTCGGCGGAGATACTGCGGTAGGACAATTCATAATTTCTGGTTCTCGCGATAAAACAGTGAAATTATGGAAATGTATAGG TGACGGCTACGTGGAGGCTGTGACACTTCAGGATCACAAAAACTTTGTTGCTTGTGTTTGCTACCTTGAAGCCGAGCAGTGGATTTGCACGGGCAGCAATGATGCCACTGTCGCCATTTACAAGGAGGGCAGTTTTGTACCCATACTAACGCTCAAGGGTCACGATTCGACTGTATGTTCAATTGCAGCGGGCGCAGTACCGCAAACTCTCATCACAGGCAGTTGGGATAACACGGCTCGCATTTGGACTATCGATCAGGTCGGAAGTGTAACTTCAGTGGTGTTGCGTGGGCATGAATCAGCAGTTTGGTCAGTCGCTTGCATGAcggaagtaaaaaaatatataactggCTCAGCTGACAAATGCATATACTACTGGAACGCCAAAGGTGATAAATTGCGCATGTTAAAGGGTCACACGGACTGTGTGCGTGGCATCTTGGCTTTAAACAACAACTCGCTTCTTTCGTGCGCCAATGATGCGCTCATAAAATATTGGAATGAGGATGGTGAATGTGTGCAGGAGCTGAGTGGTCATACAAATTACATTTATTCTGTAGCCGCGAATAAAGCATTGGGTGAAAATGTAGTAATGTCCTGTGGGGAAGATAGCACATTGCGTATGTGGAACTTGGAAAGTGGTCAAGAACTAGGCGAGGCCATTGTACATCCCGCTCAATCTGTATGGTCAGTGGCTTGTCTTAAAAACGGTGACATTGTAACTGGTTCTAGTGATGGCGTAGTCCGTGTGTTTACAAAAGATCCTGCACGTTATGCCAACGAGTTGACAATGAATGCGTTTAAGCACGCAGTTGAGACTAGAAAATCGCAAATGAGTGATGAAATTGGTGGTGTTAAAAAGACTGA TTTGCCAGGTCCTGAAGCTTTACTAAGGAATGGCACGCGAGAAGGTCAAACGAAAATGGTACGACACCAGGACGGTTCAGTAAAATGTTATTCATGGGAATTGGGACAATGGAATTTGATCGGCGATGTTACAGGTGCATCAGGGGGATCGCAAGCCTCGTCAGGCAAAACTTTATATGAAGGAAAG GAATACGACTTTGTGTTTTCTGTAGACATTTCTGATACAGAACCACCAATAAAATTGCCCTATAATCTAAGTGAAGACCCATGGAAAGCGGCGCAAGGATTTATACATCGAAACAATCTGCCACAGGCTTACCTGGATGAAGTTGCTAattttatagtgaaaaattcgaaGAAAGATGTGGCTCCTCAACCAATCGCAAG tgGTTATCAGGATCCTTTCACGGGCGGATCAAGATATGTTGCTGGCAGTAGCAACCAAAACTTCAACGCCACCGGAAACGTGGACCCATTTACTAGTGGTTCAAGCTATTCTACGGATGCAGCAGCATCGAAACCAAAAACGgatgttaattttattaaag GCAGTGAAAAGCATTTTCCAGTCAGCAAATATGCCACTTTTGACAATTGTGATCCCGCAAAAGTACTGGAGAAATTGAA AGAATTTAATAACAAGCTGACTAATGAGAACGAAAAGGTCTCGGAAACATTATTAAACGCAGTTATAGCACTAACGGCCCCTACGCCAGAAGTAGACATCAACTCAATTGAAGCGTTGCAGCACTTATTGCGTTGGCCAAATG ACATTCTCTTTCCCGTACTGGATGTGTCTCGTTTGGCCATACGTCATGAAGGAATATTTACGATTTTGAACTCATGTAATTTCCTAGACACCATACTGCCGAAATTGAATACCTCTGCCGCAAATACTCTCATGATAGTACGCTGTTTAGTAAATATGATGAATCACGAAAAAGGACGAAAGCAAATCGAGCCACGTCTGCACACTCTAGCGGCTCGCATTAGTGAGATAAAAAGTGGAAGCCCAAATTTACAGATCGCCAttgcaacattttatttaaatgcgaCAATATCACAGACACTTGGTGTTGCGAACAGTGAGAGTTGTCGTGTGGTGACGGAAGGAATTGTTGGGCTACTAAATTGGGCCATTGACTTGGAAGCGTGTTATCGCTCTATTCAAGCCATTGGTAATTTAACAACTACACCATTTGGCCCAAAAGCAGTGGCTATTGTAGTCTCAGTGGACAATGTGATGGACAAAATACGCGAATTGACTAATAAACCACAAACAGGAGCATACGCTAAATTGAAATCTGCGGGTACTGCTTTGCTGGCGGCTTTCTGA
- the LOC128863596 gene encoding alsin encodes MSISDVSTESELTVAEEEEERINIGLYIGQRNAASQRHGRGWAILPNGDQYDGQYRQGRRHGIGLYVFKDGSRYYGSYRCGHRSGRGMFIYPDGSMYEGCWRKNIKHGKGRYKYANGDCYMGNWYRGLRHGVGVYCYKSSDCGELRFKGTWRLGFRVGPFQIFFGNEDHSTILHGTWDNEYPQGPAVFTFNERYMLMGYFQTPGMGYKVNREVEGDAEEVLGEAEGVRDEPGVFIDMLPSKWFAQDICCYDYSQLPQEPIPLPLSDSEVSVCSLSTVPTELTLERSVLYVGEAEEEGEGECVECIPCEGVSESEIETESEPICSPQGDPCAIEIIDENKEC; translated from the exons ATGAGTATTTCGGATGTATCCACCGAGTCAGAGTTGACCGTGGCCGAAGAGGAGGAAGAACGCATTAATATCGGA CTCTACATTGGCCAACGCAATGCTGCTAGCCAACGACATGGTCGAGGCTGGGCCATTCTACCGAACGGTGATCAATATGACGGACAATATCGTCAAGGCAGGCGTCATGGCATCGGTTTGTATGTGTTTAAGGATGGTTCACGCTATTATGGGTCCTATCGATGTG GACACCGTTCTGGTCGTGGCATGTTCATATATCCCGACGGCAGTATGTACGAGGGATGTTGGCGCAAGAACATTAAACACGGCAAGGGACGCTATAAGTACGCAAACGGCGACTGCTATATGGGCAACTGGTATCGCGGACTGCGACACGGCGTCGGCGTTTACTGTTATAAATCTAGTGATTGCGGGGAGCTCCGTTTCAAAGGCACTTGGCGTTTGGGTTTTCGTGTTGGaccatttcaaatatttttcggcAATGAGGATCATTCAACTATATTGCATGGCACTTGGGATAATGAGTATCCACAAGGACCGGCCGTGTTTACCTTTAACGAACGCTACATGTTGATGGGATACTTTCAAACGCCCGGTATGGGTTATAAAGTGAATAGGGAAGTTGAAGGCGATGCGGAAGAAGTTCTTGGTGAAGCAGAGGGAGTGCGCGATGAACCTGGTGTATTCATTGATATGCTGCCGTCAAAGTGGTTTGCACAAGATATTTGCTGCTATGATTACTCGCAATTGCCACAAGAGCCAATACCCTTGCCACTGTCCGATTCGGAAGTGTCTGTGTGTTCATTGAGCACAGTGCCCACAGAGTTGACACTCGAGCGTAGTGTTCTATATGTGGGCGAGGCAGAGGAAGAAGGAGAGGGCGAGTGTGTGGAGTGTATACCGTGTGAGGGTGTTAGTGAGAGTGAAATAGAGACGGAAAGTGAGCCCATTTGCAGTCCCCAAGGCGATCCCTGTGCCATCGAAATCATCGACGAAAATAAAGAATGTTGA